Proteins encoded in a region of the Populus alba chromosome 13, ASM523922v2, whole genome shotgun sequence genome:
- the LOC118044016 gene encoding phosphoribosylaminoimidazole carboxylase, chloroplastic isoform X1: MMLLQQTTSVPKLVVFSKSDFCFKPCSSSSTKLFFMDKHTNSSSSSSSLKQSLRQYQSPVLACQASTDTNDTSFRKDYLPVHGVSEVIVGVLGGGQLSRMLCQAASEMAIKVMVLDPLVNCPASSIAYDHMVGSFNDSATVQEFAKRCAVLTVDIEHVDVAMMEKLEQQGVDCQPKASTIRIIQDKYLQKVHFSRQGIPLPDFMQIDDLEGAKWAGDLFGYPLMLKSRRLAYDGRGNAVAKNEVELTSAVNALGGFAHDLYVEKWTPFVKELAVIVGRGRDNSISCYPVVETIHKENICHIVKAPAHVPWKIRKLAIDVAHKAVSSLEGAGVFAVELFLTKDGQILLNEVAPRPHNSGHHTIESCYTSQFEQHLRAVLGLPLGDPSMKTPAAIMYNLLGEDEGEPGFQLAHQLIGRALNVQGAAVHWYDKPEMRKQRKMGHITIVGSSVGIVEAQLKSMLKEEGSETQTAVTPCVGIIMGSDSDLPIMKDAARILNTFGVPHEVRIVSAHRTPEMMFSYALSAQDRGIQIIIAGAGGAAHLPGMVASLTPLPVIGVPVRASALDGMDSLLSIVQMPRGVPVATVAINNATNAGLLAVRMLGVGDADLLARMSQYQEDTRDDVLKKAEKLQTDGWESYLNP; encoded by the exons ATGATGCTTCTGCAACAGACAACCTCAGTGCCAAAACTTGTAGTGTTTTCAAAATCTGATTTTTGTTTCAAGCCTTGTTCTTCCtcttcaacaaaattatttttcatggacAAGCACACCaactcctcttcttcttcctcttcgcTAAAACAGTCTCTCAGACAATACCAAAGTCCAGTCTTGGCTTGTCAAGCATCAACTGACACTAACGATACTTCTTTCAG GAAAGATTACTTGCCAGTTCATGGAGTGTCCGAGGTGATTGTTGGTGTATTGGGAGGTGGGCAATTGAGCCGTATGTTATGCCAAGCAGCTTCAGAAATGGCTATTAAAGTCATGGTTTTGGACCCACTTGTGAATTGTCCAGCGAGTTCGATTGCATATGATCATATGGTTGGAAGCTTTAATGATAGTGCAACGGTTCAGGAATTCGCAAAAAG ATGTGCAGTGTTGACTGTGGATATTGAACATGTTGATGTTGCTATGATGGAGAAGCTTGAGCAGCAAGGAGTTGATTGCCAACCAAAAGCTTCTACTATTAGAATTATCCAA GATAAATATCTCCAGAAGGTTCATTTTTCTCGGCAAGGGATTCCCCTTCCTGATTTTATGCAG ATTGATGATCTAGAAGGTGCCAAGTGGGCAGGTGACTTATTTGGCTATCCTCTAATGCTCAAGAGCAGAAGGCTAGCTTATGATGGGCGTGGGAATGCAGTTGCTAAGAATGAAGTGGAGCTTACTTCTGCAGTAAATG CTCTTGGAGGATTTGCTCATGATTTATATGTTGAGAAATGGACTCCCTTTGTAAAGGAGCTAGCTGTCATTGTGGGTAGAGGAAGAGACAATTCCATCTCCTGTTACCCTGTTGTTGAAACTATCCACAA AGAAAACATTTGTCATATAGTTAAGGCTCCTGCTCATGTACCATGGAAGATCAGAAAACTTGCCATTGATGTTGCACATAAAGCTGTTAGCTCTTTAGAAGGTGCTGGTGTGTTTGCAGTGGAGTTGTTTTTGACAAAGGATGGCCAG ATTTTACTGAATGAAGTAGCTCCTAGACCTCATAATAGTGGTCATCACACAATTGAGTCCTGCTACACCTCACAATTCGAACAGCATTTGAGAGCTGTTCTGGGTCTTCCACTTGGTGATCCATCAATGAAGACTCCAGCTGCTATCATGTACAATCTACTGGGTGAAGATGAG GGTGAGCCTGGTTTTCAGTTAGCTCATCAGCTGATTGGAAGGGCATTGAACGTGCAAGGGGCTGCTGTTCATTGGTACGATAAACCag AAATGCGAAAGCAACGAAAGATGGGTCATATCACTATTGTTGGCTCTTCTGTGGGCATAGTAGAAGCACAGTTAAAATCAATGCTGAAGGAAGAAGGTTCCGAGACTCAGACCGCAG TTACGCCATGTGTTGGGATCATTATGGGCTCTGATTCAGATCTTCCTATTATGAAGGATGCTGCGAGGATTTTGAATACGTTTGGTGTGCCTCATGAG GTGAGAATTGTATCAGCACATCGAACTCCTGAAATGATGTTCTCTTATGCCCTGTCTGCTCAGGACCGAGGCATCCAGATCATCATTGCCGGTGCCGGTGGCGCAGCTCACTTGCCAG GTATGGTAGCTTCACTAACCCCCTTGCCTGTTATTGGTGTCCCTGTGCGTGCTTCTGCTTTGGATGGAATGGATTCGCTCTTATCAATTGTACAG ATGCCAAGGGGAGTCCCTGTTGCAACTGTGGCAATTAACAATGCCACAAATGCAGGTTTGCTAGCTGTAAGGATGTTGGGTGTCGGTGATGCTGACCTTTTGGCAAg AATGAGCCAGTACCAGGAAGACACAAGGGACGATGTCTTGAAGAAGGCAGAAAAACTACAAACTGATGGTTGGGAATCTTATTTGAATCCTTGA
- the LOC118044016 gene encoding phosphoribosylaminoimidazole carboxylase, chloroplastic isoform X2 gives MQIDDLEGAKWAGDLFGYPLMLKSRRLAYDGRGNAVAKNEVELTSAVNALGGFAHDLYVEKWTPFVKELAVIVGRGRDNSISCYPVVETIHKENICHIVKAPAHVPWKIRKLAIDVAHKAVSSLEGAGVFAVELFLTKDGQILLNEVAPRPHNSGHHTIESCYTSQFEQHLRAVLGLPLGDPSMKTPAAIMYNLLGEDEGEPGFQLAHQLIGRALNVQGAAVHWYDKPEMRKQRKMGHITIVGSSVGIVEAQLKSMLKEEGSETQTAVTPCVGIIMGSDSDLPIMKDAARILNTFGVPHEVRIVSAHRTPEMMFSYALSAQDRGIQIIIAGAGGAAHLPGMVASLTPLPVIGVPVRASALDGMDSLLSIVQMPRGVPVATVAINNATNAGLLAVRMLGVGDADLLARMSQYQEDTRDDVLKKAEKLQTDGWESYLNP, from the exons ATGCAG ATTGATGATCTAGAAGGTGCCAAGTGGGCAGGTGACTTATTTGGCTATCCTCTAATGCTCAAGAGCAGAAGGCTAGCTTATGATGGGCGTGGGAATGCAGTTGCTAAGAATGAAGTGGAGCTTACTTCTGCAGTAAATG CTCTTGGAGGATTTGCTCATGATTTATATGTTGAGAAATGGACTCCCTTTGTAAAGGAGCTAGCTGTCATTGTGGGTAGAGGAAGAGACAATTCCATCTCCTGTTACCCTGTTGTTGAAACTATCCACAA AGAAAACATTTGTCATATAGTTAAGGCTCCTGCTCATGTACCATGGAAGATCAGAAAACTTGCCATTGATGTTGCACATAAAGCTGTTAGCTCTTTAGAAGGTGCTGGTGTGTTTGCAGTGGAGTTGTTTTTGACAAAGGATGGCCAG ATTTTACTGAATGAAGTAGCTCCTAGACCTCATAATAGTGGTCATCACACAATTGAGTCCTGCTACACCTCACAATTCGAACAGCATTTGAGAGCTGTTCTGGGTCTTCCACTTGGTGATCCATCAATGAAGACTCCAGCTGCTATCATGTACAATCTACTGGGTGAAGATGAG GGTGAGCCTGGTTTTCAGTTAGCTCATCAGCTGATTGGAAGGGCATTGAACGTGCAAGGGGCTGCTGTTCATTGGTACGATAAACCag AAATGCGAAAGCAACGAAAGATGGGTCATATCACTATTGTTGGCTCTTCTGTGGGCATAGTAGAAGCACAGTTAAAATCAATGCTGAAGGAAGAAGGTTCCGAGACTCAGACCGCAG TTACGCCATGTGTTGGGATCATTATGGGCTCTGATTCAGATCTTCCTATTATGAAGGATGCTGCGAGGATTTTGAATACGTTTGGTGTGCCTCATGAG GTGAGAATTGTATCAGCACATCGAACTCCTGAAATGATGTTCTCTTATGCCCTGTCTGCTCAGGACCGAGGCATCCAGATCATCATTGCCGGTGCCGGTGGCGCAGCTCACTTGCCAG GTATGGTAGCTTCACTAACCCCCTTGCCTGTTATTGGTGTCCCTGTGCGTGCTTCTGCTTTGGATGGAATGGATTCGCTCTTATCAATTGTACAG ATGCCAAGGGGAGTCCCTGTTGCAACTGTGGCAATTAACAATGCCACAAATGCAGGTTTGCTAGCTGTAAGGATGTTGGGTGTCGGTGATGCTGACCTTTTGGCAAg AATGAGCCAGTACCAGGAAGACACAAGGGACGATGTCTTGAAGAAGGCAGAAAAACTACAAACTGATGGTTGGGAATCTTATTTGAATCCTTGA
- the LOC118044016 gene encoding phosphoribosylaminoimidazole carboxylase, chloroplastic isoform X3 codes for MKTPAAIMYNLLGEDEGEPGFQLAHQLIGRALNVQGAAVHWYDKPEMRKQRKMGHITIVGSSVGIVEAQLKSMLKEEGSETQTAVTPCVGIIMGSDSDLPIMKDAARILNTFGVPHEVRIVSAHRTPEMMFSYALSAQDRGIQIIIAGAGGAAHLPGMVASLTPLPVIGVPVRASALDGMDSLLSIVQMPRGVPVATVAINNATNAGLLAVRMLGVGDADLLARMSQYQEDTRDDVLKKAEKLQTDGWESYLNP; via the exons ATGAAGACTCCAGCTGCTATCATGTACAATCTACTGGGTGAAGATGAG GGTGAGCCTGGTTTTCAGTTAGCTCATCAGCTGATTGGAAGGGCATTGAACGTGCAAGGGGCTGCTGTTCATTGGTACGATAAACCag AAATGCGAAAGCAACGAAAGATGGGTCATATCACTATTGTTGGCTCTTCTGTGGGCATAGTAGAAGCACAGTTAAAATCAATGCTGAAGGAAGAAGGTTCCGAGACTCAGACCGCAG TTACGCCATGTGTTGGGATCATTATGGGCTCTGATTCAGATCTTCCTATTATGAAGGATGCTGCGAGGATTTTGAATACGTTTGGTGTGCCTCATGAG GTGAGAATTGTATCAGCACATCGAACTCCTGAAATGATGTTCTCTTATGCCCTGTCTGCTCAGGACCGAGGCATCCAGATCATCATTGCCGGTGCCGGTGGCGCAGCTCACTTGCCAG GTATGGTAGCTTCACTAACCCCCTTGCCTGTTATTGGTGTCCCTGTGCGTGCTTCTGCTTTGGATGGAATGGATTCGCTCTTATCAATTGTACAG ATGCCAAGGGGAGTCCCTGTTGCAACTGTGGCAATTAACAATGCCACAAATGCAGGTTTGCTAGCTGTAAGGATGTTGGGTGTCGGTGATGCTGACCTTTTGGCAAg AATGAGCCAGTACCAGGAAGACACAAGGGACGATGTCTTGAAGAAGGCAGAAAAACTACAAACTGATGGTTGGGAATCTTATTTGAATCCTTGA